CGGCAGCTCTTGGCCCGGAGCGCAGTTGTACCGCCTCGACAGCGGTCGGTCCGGGTCGGCATCGAACCGCTCGCTGAGCCGGTCGGGAGCCGTAGCGAGCGTGTAGCGACCACACATGGATGGGTCGACGCAGGACGTGGTCTTAGCAGCGGCGATGTCGACCACCGGGGTAGTCGATCACTGAGACGTGAGCTTTAGGTTCGCCGACTACCCTTGCTCGGATGTGCGAATCGAGAACAGTTTCATCCCGGTCAGTGGCGTTGGGGAGACGACAGAGCGAACGCTGTGGGCCGAGGGGGCAACCGACTGGGACTGTTTCGACCAGTCGCTCGTGGGTCCGAAAACCGCCGACAACATCGAGACCTTCATCGACACCGCCCGCCAGCGACTCGACGCGGGCGACACAGCCTACTTCGACGAGGTGTTTCCAAGCAGCGAGCGCTGGCGACTGTACGAGAATTTCCGCGACAACGCCTGTTTCTTCGATATTGAGACGACTGGACTCAATCAGGAGTACGACAAGGTCACTACCGTCAGCTACCATCAGGCCGATGAGACGACCACGCTCGTTCGTGGCGACGATCTGACCGCCGAGGCAGTCCAAGCCGCCGTCGACGACGCGAGCCTACTCGTCAGCTTCAACGGCATCCGGTTCGATCAGCCGTTTTTGGAGACCTCCTTCGGTATCGACGTCGACTGCCCGCATCTCGACTTGATGTACCCCTGCAAGACACTCGGCCTCTCAGGAGGATTAAAAAAGATCGAGCAGGAAATCGGACTCGAACGCGACCGGCCAGACATTTCCGGTCGGGATGCAGTCCGGCTCTGGAACGAACACGGGGCCGGTGTCGACGGCGCACTCGACACGCTGATCTCATATAATCGAGAAGACGCAGTCAACCTCGAAACACTGGCCGAGACCGTCACTGACGAACTCCACGAGTCAGTGTTCGAACAGGCCTGTCAGCGGTCGGTCGAGTAGCTACGCCGAATCCGCCGACTGCTCGGTTGGCTGTTCGGTCGACTCGGGTTTCGTCGACTCGGTTTTGGTCGTCTCTGTGCCCGTTTCTTCCGTCTCTGTCTCGTCGTCGGTATCTATCTCGTCTTCGTCGGTCGACGGTTCGGGTTCGTCCGTCGACACTGGCTGCTCAGTTTGCCGAACGAGTTTCATATCGCCTTTCGCTCGGAGCGCGCCGTCGACGTCGGCGCCCTCGTGGACGACGAGATCCTGACAGGAGACATCACCACGAACCTCCGACCCCGCGTGCAGCGTGACGGTACCGTTTCTAGTCGTCACGTCGCCGATGATGACGGTTCCGGAGCCGACTTCGATATCCTCGCGCGCTCGAAGGCTCCCAAAGACCGTGGTGTCGGTGCCGACGGTGATCGCCTCGGCGCGGATGTTGCCGTGGAGTCGACAGCCGTCGCCGATTGTCGCGGGCGTCGAGACGCGCCAGGCGTCGTCGGAGAGCTCCGCACCGCGCGGGATCACCAGCGGCGGTCGCTGCTCGGCCGCCTCGCCGGTGATCGCGCTGGCGAACTCGTCGGCGTCGGCTTCGTTGCCGAACTTGAGGTACTGCGAAAGCACGATAAAGTAAAAGACGAGCGCCGGCACCGGATTCCGGGTGAGAATCCACCCGTTTGCTTCGAACCCTTCGTCAATCGTGACGTCGTCGCCGATATCGAGGTCGCCCGACACGAGGAGTTGGCCGCCGATGTGGGTGCGGGCACCGATGTAGGCGTCGGAGCCGACCAGCACGCTGTCGTGGACCTCACACAGCATATCGAGTCGACAGTCGCCGTCGACTTCGAGTTGTCGACCGAACTCGACGCGCTCGCCGGCCGCGATTGTTCGGCTCCGGATTCCGAACTCGATTTGGCTGTTGCTCCCGATCAACACGTCGCTGTCGGTGACGATGTCGTGTTCCTCGACGGTCGTGCCGTCGGGAATCGAGAGTTCGTCGAGCGGGTCGCCGGGAGATGACACAGGCCAAATCAGTAGCTGAGCACTAATAAACAGTCCGTAAGACGGGTGGCAGACGTGGGCCGTTGGTACCGATTCAGTGGCGCGGCCACCTCGTCGTCCTTTTGAGTGTCGGCATCTAAGATGGGGTATGACCGTACTTTCGTTCGACAAAACCGGCGTCGACGTCGTCTACGAGGGCACCGAGTTCCGCCTCGAAAAAGATCTCATCGAGGAGGCAACCGAGAAATCCTACCGGGACGTGACCGACCACGAAGTGTTACAGATCGTCGAAAAACAGCCGGCGCTGTCGGGCGAACCTGCGCGGATCGGCGACATCCTCTAGACGGCCCAATCGGACCGAAAGGCAATTCCACCCAACCCACGAACGCCGTGGTATGCTTTCGCTTGCGCTCGCCGGGAAACCGAATGCGGGCAAGTCGACCTTTTATACCGCAGCCACGCTGGCCGACGTCGACGTGGCCAACTATCCGTTTACGACAATCGACTCCAATCGCGGGGTCGCAACCGCCCGCACCGACTGTCCCTGTCTGGATCTCGACGAGCGGTGTGGCAACGACCGCTGCCGGGACGGCACGCGCTACGTCCCAATCGAACTGATCGATGTCGCTGGCCTCGTTCCCGGTGCCCACGAGGGGAAGGGCCTCGGCAACCAGTTCCTCGATGAACTCACCAACGCCGACGCCATTCTCAACGTGCTGGATGCCTCCGGCAGCACCGACGAGGAGGGCGAACCCGTCGAGGAGGGGAGCCACGACCCCGTCGAGGACGTCGAGTTCATCGAACGGGAGATGAACCTCTGGCTGACCGGCATCATCGACCGCAACTGGGAGTCCGTCAAGCGGAAATCCCGCTCGCCTGATTTCGATATCAACGACGCGCTCTCGGACCTGCTGACCGGGTTCGGCGCGTCGACCGCCGACGTGGCGGCCTGTTTGCGGTCGCTTGAGTACCCTGAGGACCCAATCCAGTGGACCGACGCGGACCGAGAGGCACTGGCCAAAACCGTTCGCTCACGAACCAAGCCGATCATTCTGGTCGCCAATAAGGTCGACATCGCCTCCGAGGAAACGCTCGACCGACTGCAGGAGGCTGCCGAGATCGTGATTCCAGCGACTGCGGACGGTGAACTCGCCCTGCGTCGGGCAGTTGAGGCAGGGGTTGTCGACTACAAGCCGGGCGACGTCGACTTCGAAATTACAGGCGACATTAGCGATGCCCAAGAGGCTGGGCTCGAACAGATCCGCGAGG
This sequence is a window from Halohasta litchfieldiae. Protein-coding genes within it:
- a CDS encoding ribonuclease H-like domain-containing protein, with protein sequence MRIENSFIPVSGVGETTERTLWAEGATDWDCFDQSLVGPKTADNIETFIDTARQRLDAGDTAYFDEVFPSSERWRLYENFRDNACFFDIETTGLNQEYDKVTTVSYHQADETTTLVRGDDLTAEAVQAAVDDASLLVSFNGIRFDQPFLETSFGIDVDCPHLDLMYPCKTLGLSGGLKKIEQEIGLERDRPDISGRDAVRLWNEHGAGVDGALDTLISYNREDAVNLETLAETVTDELHESVFEQACQRSVE
- a CDS encoding polymer-forming cytoskeletal protein, translated to MSSPGDPLDELSIPDGTTVEEHDIVTDSDVLIGSNSQIEFGIRSRTIAAGERVEFGRQLEVDGDCRLDMLCEVHDSVLVGSDAYIGARTHIGGQLLVSGDLDIGDDVTIDEGFEANGWILTRNPVPALVFYFIVLSQYLKFGNEADADEFASAITGEAAEQRPPLVIPRGAELSDDAWRVSTPATIGDGCRLHGNIRAEAITVGTDTTVFGSLRAREDIEVGSGTVIIGDVTTRNGTVTLHAGSEVRGDVSCQDLVVHEGADVDGALRAKGDMKLVRQTEQPVSTDEPEPSTDEDEIDTDDETETEETGTETTKTESTKPESTEQPTEQSADSA
- a CDS encoding DUF5800 family protein — encoded protein: MTVLSFDKTGVDVVYEGTEFRLEKDLIEEATEKSYRDVTDHEVLQIVEKQPALSGEPARIGDIL
- a CDS encoding redox-regulated ATPase YchF, with the translated sequence MLSLALAGKPNAGKSTFYTAATLADVDVANYPFTTIDSNRGVATARTDCPCLDLDERCGNDRCRDGTRYVPIELIDVAGLVPGAHEGKGLGNQFLDELTNADAILNVLDASGSTDEEGEPVEEGSHDPVEDVEFIEREMNLWLTGIIDRNWESVKRKSRSPDFDINDALSDLLTGFGASTADVAACLRSLEYPEDPIQWTDADREALAKTVRSRTKPIILVANKVDIASEETLDRLQEAAEIVIPATADGELALRRAVEAGVVDYKPGDVDFEITGDISDAQEAGLEQIREVLTEYGGTGVQRALNAAVYDLLDQITAYPVQNETKWTDAQGNVLPDAFLLPEGSTPTDLAEAVHTDIAEGYLHAVNGKTKRRISDSYELEDGDVIKIVSTAS